One segment of Streptomyces sp. NBC_01463 DNA contains the following:
- a CDS encoding MFS transporter: MTSAIQKLPTGFGRLWTAQTVSSLGDGVSHAALPLLALTLTHDPMALAVVTAAGTLPWLIFGVLGGALVDRWDRRRTMWVMDVARAALLAIPAAAAALDMLSIPLLAAVAFLLGIGGLFFDTAATAYLPDLLGRDPALLERANSRLRGTQTAASGFAGPPAGSALLALGRAVPLVADAVSFALSALLVRSLPAAPRPVPQVQESLLRQARAGASYVFRNQLLLGLALRPAVGNIAFLAVETVLALFAHERLGIGAFGFGLLLTAEATGGLLGAGIASFLGRRLGTGTALTCTAAVEGLAVLGLAFAPNPYVAGLALAVCGAGMGATMVLAPSLRQTIVPAHMMGRVASTSRMLSMCAAPFGAFLGGWLATTYDVRTPLYASAALLLTMTAVTATMTSNRQVEAALRAAAPVADDLDRPLPRSLVQEAAVQETAVQDSAKALSQS; the protein is encoded by the coding sequence GTGACTTCAGCCATTCAGAAGTTGCCGACCGGGTTCGGTCGGCTGTGGACTGCACAAACCGTGTCCTCCCTCGGTGACGGGGTATCACATGCCGCGCTGCCGCTGCTCGCGTTGACGTTGACGCACGATCCGATGGCGCTCGCCGTCGTCACCGCGGCCGGAACACTGCCGTGGCTGATCTTCGGGGTGCTCGGCGGCGCGCTGGTGGACCGCTGGGACCGCAGACGCACGATGTGGGTCATGGACGTGGCGCGTGCGGCGCTGCTCGCGATACCGGCGGCAGCTGCCGCGCTCGACATGCTCAGCATTCCCCTGCTCGCGGCCGTCGCCTTCCTGCTGGGCATCGGCGGACTCTTCTTCGACACGGCCGCCACGGCCTACCTGCCGGATCTGCTCGGCCGCGACCCCGCGCTCCTGGAGCGCGCCAACTCCCGCCTGCGCGGCACCCAGACCGCCGCGTCCGGCTTCGCCGGACCGCCTGCGGGCAGTGCCCTGCTCGCACTCGGGCGGGCGGTTCCGCTGGTCGCCGACGCGGTGTCGTTCGCGCTCTCCGCACTGCTCGTACGCTCGCTGCCTGCCGCGCCCCGTCCCGTACCGCAGGTGCAGGAGTCGCTGCTGCGGCAGGCGCGGGCCGGCGCCTCGTACGTGTTCCGGAATCAGTTGCTGCTCGGGCTCGCACTGCGTCCGGCGGTCGGCAACATCGCCTTCCTCGCCGTGGAGACCGTACTCGCCCTCTTCGCGCACGAACGTCTCGGCATCGGCGCCTTCGGCTTCGGCCTGCTCCTCACCGCGGAGGCCACCGGCGGCCTGCTCGGCGCGGGCATCGCCTCCTTCCTCGGCCGACGACTCGGCACCGGCACCGCACTCACCTGCACGGCCGCGGTCGAGGGGCTCGCCGTCCTGGGGCTCGCCTTCGCCCCTAACCCGTACGTCGCCGGCCTCGCGCTCGCCGTCTGCGGAGCGGGCATGGGCGCCACGATGGTGCTCGCCCCCTCCCTCCGGCAGACCATCGTCCCCGCCCACATGATGGGCCGGGTCGCCTCCACCTCCCGCATGCTCTCCATGTGCGCCGCCCCGTTCGGCGCTTTCCTCGGCGGCTGGCTGGCTACCACCTACGACGTACGCACTCCGCTCTACGCTTCGGCAGCCCTCCTCCTCACCATGACCGCCGTCACGGCGACCATGACCAGCAATCGCCAGGTCGAGGCTGCTCTGCGCGCCGCCGCGCCTGTGGCCGATGATCTGGACCGTCCACTCCCCCGGAGCCTCGTCCAGGAGGCCGCCGTTCAGGAAACCGCCGTTCAGGACTCCGCGAAAGCGCTGAGTCAGAGCTGA
- a CDS encoding SDR family oxidoreductase → MAAKTAFITGGTSGIGKATAELLHSRGYRVMVTGLGDTANTGLPDDVVAVQADIGSLSDIDQALDQAREHLGSLDLLYLNAGLPRPGLTIEHTDEAAFDALFDINVKGNFFTLQKALPLLNEGASVVFTVGAGDGLGAAMTAAKGALLPLVRSLAIELAPRRIRVNAVSPGVIDTPAYGKMGILADTVASWGESVPLGRVGAPVDIAEAVAFLASDGAGYITGDNMIVSGGIGVHTRPV, encoded by the coding sequence GTGGCAGCAAAGACGGCATTCATCACCGGCGGAACCAGCGGGATCGGCAAGGCCACCGCGGAACTCCTCCACTCGCGCGGCTACCGCGTCATGGTCACCGGCCTCGGCGACACCGCCAACACCGGCCTTCCCGACGACGTCGTCGCCGTCCAGGCCGATATCGGCTCCCTGTCAGACATCGACCAGGCCCTGGACCAGGCGCGCGAGCACCTGGGCTCCCTCGACCTGCTCTACCTCAACGCGGGCCTGCCCCGTCCCGGCCTCACGATCGAGCACACCGACGAGGCAGCCTTCGACGCCCTGTTCGACATCAACGTCAAGGGCAACTTCTTCACGCTGCAGAAGGCGCTTCCCCTGCTGAACGAGGGCGCGTCCGTGGTGTTCACCGTGGGCGCGGGCGACGGTCTCGGCGCCGCCATGACCGCGGCCAAGGGGGCGTTGCTGCCTCTCGTACGTTCCCTGGCCATCGAGCTCGCCCCCCGCCGCATCCGGGTCAACGCGGTAAGCCCCGGCGTGATCGACACCCCCGCGTACGGCAAGATGGGCATCCTCGCCGACACGGTCGCCTCATGGGGTGAAAGCGTCCCCCTCGGCCGCGTCGGAGCCCCGGTCGACATCGCCGAAGCTGTCGCCTTCCTTGCGTCGGACGGCGCCGGCTACATAACGGGCGACAACATGATCGTGTCTGGGGGCATCGGCGTTCACACCCGCCCCGTGTAG